CCGATCTAAGAAAACAGCCGGATATTTTTCTCTAATCACCACTTCGTTGCTTGGATTTGAAGAACAGGATGAGAGACAAGACAGTGCCAAACTACGGCCTGAAAGGCTTCAGTGTGTGGCGTTACCAGTTTATCATCAACCTGAGGAATAAGCACAACGATATCCCCAGCTTTTTTTGTATAACCGTCATCGCGGCCCACGATGCCGAATACTTTAGCCTTTCGTTCCTTCGCAAGTTCAATTGCTTTGATCAAATTCACGCTCACTTGTTTTTCCAGATTTCCGCCTCCAACGGAGAGGATGAAAAGAGCATCTTTTTCTTCAAGTCTACTGCCTTGAAGCCAACCAGCGAGTGCGCCATCCCACCCTTCATCGTTGATCCTGGCTGTCAACTCGGCGACATTATCAGTCGGAGTGTAAGCCTCGATCCCACAAAGTTTACGAAAATCATTCACCGCATGAGAACAATTAGCTGCACTGCCTCCGATTCCTAAGAAAAATAACCTCCCCCTCCTTTTCCTCAACCTGATAAGGGCATCTGCCAAAGATTCAATCTGCTGTTTGATAATTAAATCTGCAATTATTTTAACTTGTTCGAAATATTGGATAACGTGGTCGGTTGATGTTTTCATTGAATTCTTATAATGTTAATACTGGTTTGGAGTACTTTCCCCCACTAGTTTTCAAAGAAGGGGTTTAATAATTTTGTTGCTTTGATTTTCTTACCCGCTCCCGCCTTAACGTTAGATAAACAACGCGCTTATCAAAATGTGTTCGTCAAGAGACAAATAACCTTTTTATACTTATGATTTCCGATGACGGATTATTTATCCTAAACCGCAATGAAGGAATTGCTTCTAAAATATTACTCGGTTTACACTTCTAATTTTATGGATTAATAATATTGTAGAGTCGTTGATACAGCTCCGCTTCTTCACTCCCATTGGAATGAAAAAGCAATTATTCCGGAACATTTGAAAATAAATCTACTATATACTTAAGCGTAAATCTCTTGTATGTTCACGATCCGATAGAAGAACTTGTCGAACTGGTT
Above is a genomic segment from Ignavibacteriales bacterium containing:
- a CDS encoding SIS domain-containing protein, with product MKTSTDHVIQYFEQVKIIADLIIKQQIESLADALIRLRKRRGRLFFLGIGGSAANCSHAVNDFRKLCGIEAYTPTDNVAELTARINDEGWDGALAGWLQGSRLEEKDALFILSVGGGNLEKQVSVNLIKAIELAKERKAKVFGIVGRDDGYTKKAGDIVVLIPQVDDKLVTPHTEAFQAVVWHCLVSHPVLQIQATKW